In one window of Denticeps clupeoides chromosome 2, fDenClu1.1, whole genome shotgun sequence DNA:
- the LOC114768145 gene encoding zinc finger protein 879-like, protein MSRVWPNLIRHQLVHTGEKPFKCEKCDKVFSQSSNLKTHQKIHTGEKSYQCKMCDKSFAHKATLIFHERKHTGERPYQCAECGKTFVHASTLKEHERNHNKKLLINKKKRGVLKKAKQPMSCNTAETQVLKNRSASLVDSSINELNPCPECGKLFSQRSSLKIHLRVHTGEKPFHCPECNNSNLKTHQKIHTGEKSYQCKMCDKSFAHKATLIFHERKHTGERPYQCAECGKTFVHASTLKEHERNHNKKLLINKKKGGVLKKAKQPMSCNTAETLQQQESQGHTQAPLNMPMEDTPQKQQSLLINKDTVQHHKQQLHRLPSGCRCSGCGGKKYIIPTPIVPVFWDEADLLLNE, encoded by the exons ATGTCCCGAGTGTG GCCAAATCTTATAAGACACCAGTTAGTGCACACTGGTGAAAAGCCATTTAAGTGTGAAAAATGTGATAAAGTTTTTTCACAAAGCTCAAATCTCAAGACCCACCAGAAGATTCACAcaggagagaagtcctaccaatgcaaaatgtgtgataagAGTTTTGCCCATAAAGCCACTCTGATATTTCATGAGAGGAAGCATACTGGTGAACGGCCATACCAGTGTGCTGAATGTGGGAAGACCTTTGTTCACGCATCCACCCTGAAAGAGCATGAGAGAAATCACAATAAGAAGCTGCtcataaacaaaaagaaaagaggcgTGCTCAAAAAAGCAAAACAGCCAATGAGTTGCAACACTGCAGAGACCCAGG TTCTCAAAAATAGATCTGCATCCCTTGTTGATAGCTCCATAAATGAGCTAAAC CCATGTCCCGAGTGTGGTAAGCTATTCAGTCAACGATCTTCGCTTAAAATCCATTTGAGAGTTCACACTGGTGAAAAGCCATTTCATTGTCCAGAATGTAATAA CTCAAATCTCAAGACCCACCAGAAGATTCACAcaggagagaagtcctaccaatgcaaaatgtgtgataagAGTTTTGCCCATAAAGCCACTCTGATATTTCATGAGAGGAAGCATACTGGTGAACGGCCATACCAGTGTGCTGAATGCGGGAAGACCTTTGTTCACGCATCCACCCTGAAAGAGCATGAGAGAAATCACAATAAGAAGCTGCtcataaacaaaaagaaaggaggCGTGCTCAAAAAAGCAAAACAGCCAATGAGTTGCAACACGGCAGAGACCCTACAGCAGCAGGAGTCGCAGGGTCATACACAGGCTCCATTAAACATGCCAATGGAGGAtacaccacaaaaacaacaatcgCTGCTTATCAACAAAGACACTGTACAGCACCACAAGCAGCAGCTGCACAGACTGCCCAGTGGATGTCGTTGCAGTGGATGCGGcggaaaaaaatacatcataccAACTCCAATCGTACCGGTATTTTGGGACGAGGCAGatctccttttaaatgaatga
- the LOC114784372 gene encoding urotensin-2 receptor, with the protein MEPNASAQLRASPRARLSGSGDELIITSTFGTLLSVVYVVGVSGNVYTLVVMCHSIRLATSMYISIINLALADLLYLSTIPFVVCTYFLKDWYFGDVGCRILLSLDLLTMHASIFTLTVMCTERYLAVTKPLDTVHRSKSYRKALAWGVWILSVVLTLPMMIMVNQTTKPAEGGVKRICAPSWGPLAYKIYLTVLFGTSIMAPGLIIGYLYMRLARTYLESQRTPVIRGSKRSPKQKVLIMIFTIVLVFWACFLPFWIWQLLPLYHKPLTLASNTHTCINYLVASLTYSNSCINPFLYTLLTKNYREYLKNRHRSFYRYTSSFKKRPPSLYSCGKSASSSNQFEFNSDTLVMAQLRGQ; encoded by the coding sequence ATGGAGCCCAACGCGTCCGCGCAACTCCGCGCCTCGCCCCGCGCCCGCCTGTCCGGATCCGGGGACGAGCTGATCATCACGTCGACCTTCGGGACTCTGCTGTCCGTGGTGTACGTCGTCGGGGTGTCGGGGAACGTTTACACCCTGGTGGTGATGTGCCACTCCATCCGCCTCGCCACCTCCATGTACATCTCCATCATAAACCTGGCGCTGGCCGACCTGCTCTACCTCTCCACCATCCCGTTCGTGGTGTGCACCTACTTTTTGAAGGACTGGTACTTCGGGGACGTGGGCTGTCGCATCCTTCTGAGTCTGGACCTCCTCACAATGCACGCCAGCATCTTCACCCTGACCGTCATGTGCACCGAGCGCTACCTGGCCGTCACAAAGCCCCTGGACACCGTCCACCGCTCCAAGAGCTACCGCAAGGCTCTGGCGTGGGGAGTTTGGATCCTGTCCGTGGTCCTGACTCTGCCCATGATGATCATGGTGAACCAGACTACCAAACCTGCAGAAGGAGGGGTGAAAAGGATCTGTGCACCCTCCTGGGGACCTCTGGCATATAAGATCTATTTAACTGTGCTTTTTGGGACCAGCATCATGGCTCCAGGACTCATCATAGGCTACCTGTACATGAGACTGGCGCGCACGTACTTGGAGTCGCAGAGGACCCCGGTAATTCGGGGGAGCAAGCGCAGCCCGAAGCAAAAGGTCCTCATCATGATCTTCACCATCGTGCTGGTGTTCTGGGCGTGCTTTCTGCCCTTCTGGATCTGGCAGCTGCTGCCCCTGTACCACAAGCCCTTGACGCTGGCGTCCAACACGCACACGTGCATCAACTACCTGGTGGCCAGCCTGACCTACAGCAACAGCTGCATCAACCCGTTCCTCTacacgctgctcaccaagaACTACCGCGAGTACCTCAAGAACCGGCACAGAAGCTTCTACAGGTACACGTCGTCCTTCAAGAAGCGGCCGCCGAGCCTGTACTCGTGCGGGAAGTCGGCCTCGTCCAGCAACCAGTTCGAGTTCAACTCGGACACCCTGGTGATGGCTCAGCTCAGGGGTCAGTGA